The Urbifossiella limnaea genome has a window encoding:
- a CDS encoding Ig-like domain-containing protein, with protein MGQLLVFRWVDLNVTSSDDGLALDDVVFSTGSGSAAPSVTTQPTNQSVTAGGVASFTAAASGSPTPGVIWQVKVPGGSFTDLINGGVYSGVDTNTLTVTGSNVSLSGNLYRAVYTNGSGSATTDEVSLTVNSATIMVSPATLPDPVLSTAYSQSVTASGGSNTFAFNVSAGALPDGLTLSGAGALTGTPTLSGTYTFTVQATDAFGSTGTRPYTLVVPLVLSPASLPDGTLGVVYSQAVTVAGGVAPYLFSVSAGALPDGLTLDTNSGTITGTPSVANTFNFTITATNGAGRSGSRSYSVVVAPSASVSSIVRTAGPDTNAAAVSWTVTFNQAVSGLADTNFTLTDLSNSLTGEGITSVVPVGGAPATQWTVTASTGTGDGTLRLNATDAAGVTPTLINLPTNVTTADYAVDKTAPTVVIGAPSVSLTAGGPVSFTVTYTGADNITLAPGDVTLSPTGGVSATVGVSGSGNTRTVTLTGITGNGSIGISLVAGTASDNATNSAAAAGPSATVQVDNTPPTVVSVDRFGAASVTNAGTVQYTVTFSEAVSLGATPFTTTTTGTLSGVSVESVAGGPTVYTVTVNTGSGDGTVRLDVPAGSTVRDPAGNAVAPFAVGEVFTIDRTAPAVTIGAPSATLTAGGPVSFLVTYTDTNLIPFTLLAAQVQLNRTGSANATVSVSGSGNTRAVTLTGITGDGTLSISLPPGTAADAAGNQATAAGPSTAVTVDNTAPTVMAVTRVGSALTNAATVRYSVTFSEAVSGVSPAGFTPVGASLTGLSVVSPVTGGPSNYLVDVNTGSGDGALGLDVPANLSITDAAGNALATTFTSGESFTLDRTAPTVSIGAPSVTLTRGGPVSFTITYSDANGVTPSLVPGQVTLDPTGGATATIEVTGSGNTRTVTLTSITGNGTLGISIAPNTAADGATNPAPSAGPSATFTVDNTAPSVTSVVRAAANPTNAASAPFTVTFDEDVGTPALGAFSLSSTGTLSGASVTSVTPVNARTYTVAVATGSGDGTIRLDISSAGGITDTAGNPLAVGFTTGEAFTVLKTAPAVATISPANGSVVGPIGYGGSVSGTAADALGGTVPSVSVTIRRSSDSMFWTGSAWASSGSLAAAVSGTAWSVPFPPAAQDTGLTYTISSTATDAAGNDRTAVAVAYQWDAAPAAATVALAGSVFGPGNWSGNVGGDATDTGPAGVAVVHVVVTRSADGFSYDSTTQTWAAGAFTNAVTPAGGAWSLLVPTTQLAHDVSYTVTAAAVDAVGNEQGSPASGTFSFDDVAPISAVTTPVAAFVGPAAWPASSQIAGIVSDSGSSSVAGVAVRIVRSSDGFFWDGSTWQAAPTSVAATVSAGSWSYTLPTAALTDGVTYTVTSTATDGAGNVQAAPGSRSFTWDAAIPSQTITTPTAGSFVNPVGFTGFTGTTADPGAAASGVATVSLTLTRTSDGLVWNGVAFVSGSASVLASIAGGNWSYSFNPADLADGVTYTLDATARDVAGNVGTSDVTSFTLDATGPTVTISVPAAGSTVTASGWGGLAGSAADGGAGVQLVEFRVLTAGGLVWNGGAFAATGSWFAATGTTTWSDAFAFTNFPAAGGYRVEARGRDTVGNIGPVTSVDFTVNVPEVTTIARLTPSVAVSNTTAPVTWRVNFSDPVSGVTAANFALVGSFAAGAAITNATPVGGAAPAVAWDVTASTPAAGTGDLGLNYVSNVNLTPVVASATVVGAVYTLDRLAPTVAVSNDAPGAVIRVNQAVRYTVTFADDTGIGVLGLTPGDVTNAVTAGAAPFGVSGFTFDSVATYTFDVTLTGEGDFRLRLAAPVVIDVAGNPLSVPVTDTTLLAADGTAPTVLSVVPVGSSPTAAATVAYTVTFSEPVTGVGGADFFVTTTGSIVPGAVSVSGSGSTYTVTLGTGTGDGTLRLDVLNDGTILDAAENPLATGFTTAAAITIDRTAPTASIALAAGQPTPTHEQPVRYVVTFSEPVSGFEAADVALVGTAGGIATATTSVTNPSGDDRTYLVAVSGLTADGTVGFIVPAGAAADAAGNLSAVAVSSPTVTLDLTAPFVTGITRLGSTPTNASSVGYAVIFSEAVSGVDLGDFAIVTTGLSGASITSVGGGGTSWTVLVSTGSGSGTLRLDLRPAATVTDTAGNSLVTGGFTGEVYDLDRTPPAATIVAPTPALRNTPVGGITVTFDQAVTGLDATDFALTRDGLPINLSVAQLSGGGSVYALGNLAGLTGVGGVYVLTLTATGSGVTDAAGNALAADAGTTFTVDVAAPTVTITPVVAGPTNAGTVAFTVGFSEAVLGVDTDAAGGFVFFAVTGTAPGASILSIVPGTAGLFTVTVATGVGEGTVGLVLGANTVISDGAGNAVGGLPAASGFTTVDHVRPTVSITDGDADGVVALNVGVTFTVDVLDAGGVLGTLTASDFENAGSAGATVGAVTENTISGGKRFTLAVTPTSGGTLQLRLRAGAAATDAAGNAPVLPATGRVLAVDAAAPTVTVARAAGQAAVTNSQSVRFAVAFSEQVVGFGPGGVQLGGPGAAGATVGVSGDGQTFVVTVSGLSADGLVTLTVPAGVVTDVAGNLNTGSTGGDNAVTLDTVPPAVGSPALDPASDTGAADGVTADATPTFTGSAEAGATVELFEGSTRLGTATATAAGWTITSSLLGDGPHTVFARATDAAGNVSDSAPVTVTVDTTRPAVSVTRGPSQAATVLGTAGGVSVTFTVTITQAVGPLDPAAVSVVGTAGGTVTGVSGSGTTFLVTVGGITRPGGVSVAVAAGAAADAAGNPTLASPAGEVVAVQYATTTVVTVPGEPVRAGELLPIGVLVSHTAGVPVSGTVTVTLSGPGGSFTQTVPALGAAVAFTGVPAGGYAVTAAFAGTGGFLDSTGTAGVTVLPALPKGQNSTGVYAAVTGSTVTLFEADGSVRGTVQPFTRDESPFGVRVAVADVTGDGVPDVIAGTAPGVPAAVRVLDGVTGATLFSRDVFEGFTGGVYVAAGDMNGDGKSEIVVTPDQGGGARVLVFDGATGTQLASFFGIQDPNFRGGARVAVGDLNADGVADLLVSAGFGGGPRVAGYDGASVAAGQEPKKLFNDFFLFAPDLRDGVFVTVGDVDGDGYGDVIGGAGPGGAPRVLTLSGFDLVTSNTLTPVANFFAGPTTLRGGVQVTAKDFDGDGRTDLVTGSGDTGAVFVYGNAALNAADPQADGGLDMLPGLLPGVRVG; from the coding sequence GTGGGCCAGCTGCTCGTATTCCGCTGGGTTGACCTGAACGTCACAAGTAGTGACGACGGCCTCGCACTCGACGATGTCGTGTTCTCCACCGGTTCAGGTAGCGCGGCGCCTTCAGTCACCACCCAGCCGACGAACCAGTCGGTCACCGCGGGCGGAGTTGCCTCGTTCACCGCGGCCGCGAGCGGTTCGCCGACGCCGGGCGTGATCTGGCAGGTTAAGGTGCCTGGTGGCAGTTTCACGGACCTGATCAACGGGGGCGTCTACAGCGGCGTGGACACGAACACGCTGACCGTCACCGGTTCCAACGTGTCGCTCAGCGGCAACCTGTACCGGGCCGTCTACACGAACGGTAGTGGCAGCGCGACGACCGACGAGGTGAGCCTTACCGTCAACTCGGCCACGATCATGGTCTCGCCGGCGACGTTGCCGGACCCGGTCCTCTCGACGGCGTACTCCCAGTCCGTGACCGCTTCCGGCGGGAGTAACACGTTCGCGTTCAACGTCAGCGCGGGTGCCCTCCCCGACGGGCTAACCTTGTCCGGCGCCGGCGCCCTGACCGGCACGCCGACCCTGTCGGGCACGTACACATTCACGGTGCAGGCCACCGACGCCTTTGGCAGCACCGGAACCCGCCCCTACACCCTCGTCGTGCCGCTCGTCCTGAGCCCGGCGAGCCTGCCCGACGGCACCCTCGGAGTCGTCTACAGCCAAGCCGTCACCGTCGCCGGCGGCGTCGCTCCGTACCTGTTCTCCGTCTCGGCCGGCGCCCTCCCCGACGGGCTGACACTCGACACGAATAGCGGCACCATCACCGGCACGCCGAGCGTGGCGAACACGTTCAACTTCACCATCACGGCGACGAACGGCGCCGGCCGGTCGGGTAGCCGGTCGTACAGCGTGGTCGTCGCGCCGTCGGCGAGTGTGTCGTCGATCGTCCGCACGGCCGGGCCGGACACCAACGCCGCCGCGGTCAGTTGGACGGTGACGTTCAACCAGGCCGTGTCCGGGTTGGCCGACACGAACTTCACGCTGACGGACCTGTCGAACAGCCTCACCGGCGAGGGGATCACCTCGGTCGTCCCGGTCGGCGGGGCACCCGCGACGCAGTGGACGGTGACCGCCTCGACCGGCACCGGCGACGGCACGCTCCGTCTGAACGCGACCGACGCTGCCGGCGTGACACCGACGCTCATCAACCTGCCGACCAACGTCACCACGGCCGACTACGCCGTCGATAAGACCGCTCCGACGGTCGTGATCGGCGCGCCGTCCGTGTCGCTGACCGCGGGCGGTCCCGTGTCTTTCACCGTGACGTACACGGGGGCAGACAACATCACGTTGGCTCCTGGCGACGTGACGCTGAGCCCGACCGGCGGGGTGTCGGCGACGGTCGGCGTGTCCGGCTCGGGCAACACGCGAACGGTGACACTCACGGGCATCACCGGAAACGGCTCCATCGGTATCAGCCTTGTGGCGGGCACGGCTTCCGACAACGCCACCAACAGTGCCGCGGCCGCCGGGCCGAGCGCGACCGTTCAGGTCGACAACACGCCGCCGACGGTGGTGAGCGTGGACCGCTTCGGCGCCGCCAGCGTGACCAACGCGGGCACGGTGCAGTACACGGTGACGTTCAGCGAGGCGGTGAGTCTCGGCGCGACGCCGTTCACGACTACGACGACCGGCACGCTGTCCGGCGTGTCCGTGGAGAGCGTGGCCGGCGGCCCGACGGTGTACACGGTGACGGTGAACACCGGCTCAGGCGACGGCACAGTACGCCTGGACGTGCCGGCGGGGTCCACCGTACGTGACCCGGCCGGGAACGCCGTGGCGCCGTTCGCCGTCGGCGAGGTGTTCACGATCGACCGGACGGCCCCGGCCGTCACGATCGGAGCGCCCTCCGCGACGCTCACGGCCGGCGGCCCGGTGTCGTTCCTGGTCACGTACACCGACACGAATCTCATCCCGTTTACGCTGCTGGCGGCACAGGTTCAGCTGAACCGGACCGGCAGCGCGAACGCGACCGTGAGCGTGAGCGGCAGTGGCAACACGCGGGCGGTGACGCTGACGGGAATTACGGGCGACGGCACGCTCAGCATCAGCCTGCCGCCGGGCACGGCAGCGGACGCGGCCGGCAATCAGGCGACGGCGGCCGGCCCGAGTACGGCCGTGACCGTCGACAACACGGCCCCGACGGTCATGGCCGTGACCCGGGTGGGGAGCGCGCTCACGAACGCGGCGACGGTACGGTATTCGGTCACTTTCAGCGAAGCCGTCTCGGGGGTCTCGCCGGCCGGCTTCACGCCCGTGGGCGCGTCGCTGACGGGGCTTTCCGTCGTCAGCCCGGTGACGGGCGGCCCGAGCAACTACCTCGTCGACGTGAACACCGGCAGCGGCGACGGCGCCTTGGGGCTCGACGTGCCGGCCAATCTGTCCATCACGGACGCGGCCGGGAACGCACTGGCGACGACGTTCACCAGCGGCGAGAGTTTCACCCTCGACCGCACCGCCCCGACCGTGAGTATCGGTGCGCCGTCCGTCACGCTGACCCGCGGCGGCCCGGTATCCTTTACGATCACCTATTCCGACGCAAACGGGGTGACTCCGAGCCTCGTACCCGGGCAGGTGACATTGGACCCGACCGGCGGCGCGACCGCGACCATCGAGGTGACGGGAAGCGGCAACACCCGGACGGTCACGCTAACCAGCATCACGGGGAACGGTACGCTCGGCATCTCGATCGCGCCGAACACCGCCGCGGACGGGGCCACCAACCCGGCCCCGTCCGCCGGCCCGAGCGCCACGTTCACCGTGGACAACACGGCGCCATCGGTCACCAGTGTGGTGCGAGCTGCGGCGAACCCGACGAATGCCGCGTCGGCGCCGTTCACCGTGACCTTCGACGAGGACGTCGGCACCCCGGCGCTCGGCGCGTTCTCCCTGAGCAGCACCGGCACCCTGTCGGGCGCGAGCGTCACGTCGGTGACGCCGGTGAACGCCCGGACCTACACCGTCGCAGTGGCGACCGGCAGCGGCGACGGCACAATACGGCTCGACATCTCGTCGGCAGGTGGCATCACGGACACGGCCGGCAACCCGCTCGCCGTCGGGTTCACGACCGGTGAGGCGTTCACCGTCCTGAAGACCGCACCCGCCGTGGCCACGATCAGCCCCGCGAACGGCAGCGTCGTCGGCCCCATCGGCTATGGCGGCTCCGTCAGCGGCACCGCGGCCGACGCCCTTGGCGGCACGGTGCCGTCCGTGTCTGTCACCATCCGGCGCTCGTCGGACTCGATGTTCTGGACCGGGTCCGCGTGGGCCAGCAGCGGCAGCCTCGCCGCGGCGGTGAGCGGCACGGCGTGGTCGGTCCCCTTCCCTCCCGCGGCTCAGGACACCGGTCTCACGTACACGATCAGCAGCACGGCGACCGACGCCGCCGGAAACGACCGAACGGCCGTAGCGGTGGCCTACCAGTGGGACGCCGCCCCGGCCGCGGCGACCGTCGCGCTCGCCGGGAGCGTGTTCGGCCCCGGCAACTGGTCCGGAAATGTCGGCGGAGATGCGACGGACACCGGCCCGGCTGGCGTGGCGGTCGTTCACGTGGTCGTCACACGCTCCGCGGACGGCTTCAGCTACGACTCGACGACCCAGACCTGGGCCGCCGGCGCGTTTACGAACGCGGTGACGCCGGCCGGCGGTGCCTGGTCCCTGCTCGTGCCAACGACCCAGCTCGCCCACGATGTCAGTTACACCGTTACCGCGGCTGCCGTGGACGCCGTCGGGAATGAGCAGGGCAGCCCCGCGTCGGGGACGTTCAGCTTCGACGACGTTGCCCCGATATCCGCTGTCACGACACCGGTCGCCGCATTCGTCGGGCCGGCCGCGTGGCCGGCGTCGAGTCAGATCGCGGGCATCGTCAGCGACTCCGGCAGTTCGAGCGTCGCTGGCGTCGCGGTCCGCATCGTTCGGTCGTCGGACGGGTTCTTCTGGGACGGCAGCACCTGGCAGGCGGCCCCCACGAGCGTCGCCGCAACGGTATCAGCCGGCTCGTGGTCCTACACACTCCCCACGGCTGCCCTCACTGACGGGGTGACGTACACCGTCACGAGCACCGCGACCGACGGCGCCGGGAACGTTCAGGCAGCACCCGGTAGCCGGTCGTTCACGTGGGACGCAGCCATCCCGAGTCAGACAATCACGACGCCCACTGCGGGGTCGTTTGTGAATCCAGTCGGTTTCACCGGCTTCACAGGCACCACGGCCGACCCCGGCGCCGCCGCGTCCGGCGTCGCCACCGTGAGCCTGACGTTGACCCGCACCTCCGACGGCTTAGTGTGGAACGGAGTTGCGTTCGTGAGCGGCTCGGCGTCCGTGCTCGCCTCCATCGCCGGCGGCAACTGGTCGTACAGTTTCAACCCAGCTGACCTCGCGGACGGAGTCACGTACACCCTCGATGCGACCGCCCGCGATGTGGCCGGGAACGTGGGAACGTCCGACGTCACGTCCTTCACCCTGGACGCGACCGGGCCGACCGTCACGATCAGCGTTCCAGCCGCGGGCTCGACGGTCACCGCTTCCGGCTGGGGCGGCCTCGCCGGCAGCGCGGCCGACGGCGGGGCGGGCGTGCAACTTGTTGAATTCCGTGTCCTCACGGCCGGCGGCCTGGTGTGGAACGGCGGGGCGTTCGCCGCCACCGGGAGTTGGTTCGCCGCGACCGGCACCACAACCTGGTCCGACGCCTTCGCGTTCACCAACTTCCCCGCTGCCGGCGGCTACCGAGTCGAGGCCCGTGGCCGGGATACCGTCGGCAACATCGGCCCAGTCACGTCCGTCGACTTCACCGTGAACGTGCCCGAGGTGACGACCATCGCGCGGCTGACACCGTCGGTGGCAGTCTCGAACACGACCGCCCCGGTCACCTGGCGTGTCAACTTCTCCGACCCCGTTTCCGGTGTGACCGCCGCGAACTTCGCACTCGTCGGGTCGTTCGCCGCCGGCGCCGCGATCACCAACGCAACTCCGGTCGGCGGGGCGGCGCCGGCCGTCGCCTGGGACGTGACCGCGAGCACCCCTGCGGCCGGCACGGGCGACCTCGGCCTCAATTACGTGTCGAACGTGAACCTCACGCCGGTCGTCGCATCGGCGACCGTCGTCGGTGCGGTCTACACACTCGACCGCCTCGCCCCGACCGTCGCGGTCTCGAACGATGCCCCGGGTGCGGTGATCCGTGTGAACCAAGCGGTCCGCTACACCGTCACCTTCGCCGACGACACCGGCATTGGCGTACTCGGGCTCACGCCCGGGGACGTGACCAACGCCGTCACCGCGGGCGCGGCGCCGTTCGGCGTCAGCGGGTTCACGTTCGACTCGGTTGCCACCTACACGTTCGACGTGACCCTGACCGGCGAGGGCGACTTCCGCCTGCGGCTCGCCGCCCCTGTGGTCATCGATGTGGCCGGTAACCCGCTCAGCGTCCCCGTCACCGATACCACCTTGCTCGCCGCGGACGGAACCGCCCCGACTGTCTTGTCGGTCGTGCCCGTCGGCTCGAGCCCGACCGCGGCCGCGACCGTCGCCTACACCGTCACGTTCTCCGAGCCCGTGACCGGGGTAGGCGGCGCCGACTTCTTCGTCACCACAACGGGCTCTATCGTACCCGGGGCGGTGTCGGTGTCGGGTAGCGGCAGCACGTACACCGTGACACTGGGCACCGGCACCGGAGACGGCACGCTCCGGCTCGACGTGTTGAACGACGGCACGATTCTCGACGCCGCCGAGAATCCGCTCGCCACCGGGTTCACGACCGCTGCCGCGATCACCATCGACCGGACCGCCCCGACGGCGAGCATCGCCCTCGCCGCCGGCCAGCCAACGCCCACCCACGAGCAGCCGGTCCGGTACGTAGTCACATTCTCGGAACCAGTCTCCGGCTTCGAAGCGGCCGACGTCGCACTCGTCGGCACGGCCGGCGGGATCGCCACCGCCACGACGTCGGTCACGAACCCGAGCGGAGACGACCGGACGTACCTCGTCGCCGTGTCTGGCCTGACCGCCGACGGGACGGTCGGCTTCATCGTGCCCGCCGGCGCCGCGGCAGACGCCGCCGGCAACCTGTCCGCGGTCGCCGTCTCGTCCCCGACGGTTACGCTCGACCTGACAGCACCGTTCGTCACGGGCATCACCCGCCTCGGCTCGACACCCACGAATGCCTCGTCGGTCGGCTACGCGGTGATCTTCTCGGAAGCCGTTAGTGGCGTGGACCTGGGCGACTTCGCGATCGTCACCACCGGCCTGAGCGGGGCGTCGATCACAAGTGTCGGCGGGGGAGGCACGAGTTGGACGGTGTTGGTCAGCACCGGCAGCGGCAGCGGCACCCTCCGGTTGGACCTGCGGCCGGCCGCCACCGTGACCGACACCGCGGGCAACAGCCTCGTCACAGGCGGATTCACGGGCGAAGTGTACGACCTCGACCGCACGCCGCCGGCCGCCACAATCGTGGCGCCGACGCCGGCCCTGCGGAACACGCCCGTCGGCGGCATCACCGTAACGTTCGACCAGGCCGTGACTGGCCTGGACGCGACCGACTTCGCCCTGACCCGCGACGGACTCCCGATCAACCTGTCCGTCGCTCAGCTGTCGGGTGGCGGCTCCGTCTATGCGCTCGGCAACCTCGCCGGGCTCACCGGCGTCGGCGGTGTCTACGTCCTGACCTTGACCGCAACCGGCTCCGGCGTCACCGACGCGGCCGGCAACGCGCTTGCTGCGGACGCCGGCACCACCTTCACGGTCGATGTCGCGGCGCCGACCGTCACCATTACGCCCGTCGTCGCCGGTCCGACGAACGCCGGCACGGTCGCGTTCACCGTCGGCTTCAGCGAAGCCGTACTCGGCGTGGACACCGACGCGGCCGGCGGCTTCGTCTTCTTTGCCGTCACCGGCACGGCCCCTGGTGCGAGCATCCTCAGCATCGTGCCCGGAACGGCCGGCCTGTTCACCGTCACGGTCGCCACCGGCGTCGGAGAAGGAACCGTCGGTCTGGTGCTGGGCGCGAACACGGTCATCTCCGACGGGGCCGGTAACGCCGTCGGCGGGCTCCCCGCCGCGAGCGGCTTCACGACCGTCGATCACGTGCGGCCGACCGTCTCGATCACCGACGGCGACGCCGACGGGGTCGTGGCCCTGAACGTCGGGGTCACATTCACCGTGGACGTACTCGACGCCGGCGGCGTACTCGGCACGCTGACCGCAAGCGACTTCGAGAACGCCGGCAGCGCGGGCGCCACGGTCGGGGCGGTCACCGAAAACACCATCAGCGGCGGCAAGCGGTTCACGCTCGCGGTCACGCCGACGTCGGGCGGCACGCTCCAATTGCGGCTCAGGGCCGGGGCCGCTGCTACCGACGCCGCGGGTAACGCCCCGGTGCTGCCGGCGACGGGCCGCGTCCTGGCCGTGGACGCCGCCGCCCCGACCGTCACCGTCGCCCGCGCCGCCGGGCAAGCCGCGGTCACCAACTCGCAGTCGGTACGGTTCGCGGTCGCGTTCAGCGAACAGGTCGTCGGATTCGGGCCGGGCGGCGTCCAACTCGGCGGGCCGGGCGCGGCCGGGGCGACGGTGGGTGTCAGCGGCGACGGGCAGACGTTCGTCGTCACCGTGTCCGGCCTCTCGGCCGACGGGCTGGTCACACTCACCGTCCCCGCCGGCGTCGTCACCGACGTGGCCGGCAACCTCAACACCGGGTCCACGGGCGGTGACAACGCGGTGACACTCGACACCGTCCCGCCCGCCGTCGGCAGCCCCGCTCTCGACCCGGCCAGCGACACCGGCGCGGCCGACGGCGTCACCGCCGACGCCACCCCGACGTTCACCGGGTCCGCCGAAGCCGGCGCGACCGTCGAACTCTTCGAGGGGAGCACCCGGCTCGGCACCGCGACCGCCACGGCGGCCGGCTGGACGATCACGAGCAGTCTCCTCGGCGACGGGCCGCACACGGTGTTCGCCCGCGCCACCGACGCGGCCGGGAACGTCTCCGACTCCGCGCCGGTCACCGTAACCGTCGACACCACGCGCCCGGCGGTGAGCGTGACCCGCGGCCCCAGCCAGGCCGCGACAGTGCTCGGCACCGCCGGCGGCGTCAGCGTCACCTTCACCGTCACCATCACGCAGGCGGTCGGCCCGCTCGACCCGGCAGCGGTGAGCGTCGTCGGGACGGCCGGCGGCACGGTCACCGGTGTCAGCGGAAGCGGCACCACGTTCCTGGTCACGGTCGGTGGTATCACCCGGCCCGGCGGCGTGTCCGTTGCCGTCGCCGCGGGCGCCGCTGCCGACGCCGCCGGGAACCCGACGCTGGCTTCGCCGGCCGGCGAGGTCGTCGCCGTGCAGTACGCAACGACAACCGTCGTCACCGTGCCGGGCGAGCCGGTCCGCGCCGGCGAGTTGCTGCCGATCGGCGTCCTCGTCTCGCACACCGCCGGCGTGCCGGTCAGCGGCACGGTCACGGTCACCCTTAGCGGTCCGGGTGGGAGCTTCACGCAGACCGTGCCGGCACTCGGCGCTGCGGTCGCGTTCACCGGCGTACCCGCCGGCGGCTACGCGGTAACCGCCGCGTTCGCCGGTACCGGCGGGTTCCTCGACAGCACGGGTACTGCGGGCGTCACCGTACTCCCGGCACTGCCGAAGGGGCAGAACAGCACCGGCGTCTACGCCGCCGTCACCGGCAGCACGGTCACCCTGTTCGAGGCCGACGGCTCCGTCCGCGGCACGGTCCAGCCGTTCACCCGCGACGAATCGCCGTTCGGCGTCCGGGTCGCGGTGGCGGACGTGACCGGCGACGGCGTCCCCGACGTGATCGCCGGCACGGCCCCGGGCGTGCCCGCCGCAGTCCGCGTCCTCGACGGCGTGACCGGCGCCACGCTGTTCTCGCGCGACGTCTTCGAGGGCTTCACCGGCGGCGTGTACGTCGCGGCCGGCGACATGAACGGCGACGGCAAGTCGGAGATCGTCGTCACCCCGGACCAGGGCGGCGGCGCCCGCGTGCTCGTGTTCGACGGCGCGACGGGCACCCAGCTCGCCAGCTTCTTCGGCATCCAGGACCCGAACTTCCGCGGCGGCGCCCGCGTGGCCGTGGGCGACCTGAACGCGGACGGCGTGGCCGACCTGCTGGTCTCGGCCGGGTTCGGCGGCGGGCCGCGCGTCGCCGGTTACGACGGCGCGAGCGTCGCGGCCGGCCAGGAGCCGAAGAAGCTGTTCAACGACTTCTTCCTGTTCGCCCCGGACCTGCGGGACGGCGTGTTCGTGACGGTCGGCGACGTGGACGGCGACGGGTACGGCGACGTGATCGGCGGGGCCGGCCCCGGCGGCGCCCCGCGCGTGCTGACGCTCAGCGGCTTCGACCTGGTGACCAGCAACACCCTGACGCCGGTGGCGAACTTCTTCGCCGGGCCGACGACCCTGCGCGGCGGCGTGCAGGTGACCGCCAAGGACTTCGACGGGGACGGCCGCACGGACCTGGTCACCGGCTCCGGCGACACCGGCGCCGTGTTCGTGTACGGGAACGCCGCCCTGAACGCCGCCGACCCGCAGGCGGACGGCGGGCTGGACATGCTGCCGGGGCTGCTCCCGGGCGTCCGCGTGGGATAG
- a CDS encoding YaiI/YqxD family protein, whose protein sequence is MPTLYLDADACPVKDEAYRVAARYTVLTVVVANSHMRVPAGPLVELVVRTGFGAADDHIAEVCGPGDVVVTADIPLAGRALLKGARVLDPRGREITDNEIGAALGMRELMEELRARGEASGGPSPMSAKDRSRFLGKLDEVLVAVRRGR, encoded by the coding sequence GTGCCGACACTGTACCTCGACGCCGACGCCTGCCCCGTGAAGGACGAGGCTTACCGCGTCGCCGCCCGGTACACGGTGCTGACGGTCGTGGTCGCCAATTCGCACATGCGCGTGCCCGCCGGGCCGCTCGTCGAGCTGGTGGTGCGGACCGGGTTCGGCGCGGCCGACGACCACATCGCCGAGGTGTGCGGCCCCGGAGACGTGGTCGTGACGGCCGACATCCCGCTGGCCGGGCGGGCGCTGCTGAAGGGGGCGCGGGTGCTCGACCCGCGCGGCCGCGAGATCACCGACAACGAGATCGGCGCGGCCCTCGGCATGCGCGAGTTGATGGAGGAACTCCGCGCGCGCGGCGAGGCGAGCGGCGGGCCGTCGCCCATGAGCGCAAAGGACCGCTCGCGCTTCCTGGGGAAGCTTGACGAGGTGCTGGTCGCCGTGCGGAGGGGGCGATGA
- a CDS encoding alpha/beta hydrolase, which produces MTRRFAWARRHPWRTTAVVLLTGVVLVNVVAYRHARAMLAFATDGAKTAPPEGLTAWGKAKALALGVTVPRPALGRTPSDSGLSAETVRFAAGGVNLEAWLVAPPGAKGTVILFHGYAACRSALLPEAAAVVELGYAALVVDFRGAGGSDGSDCTLGHDEARDVAAALRFARERKLPGPVVLFGQSMGGAAVLRAVGALGADPDGIVVEAVFARTLTTVRNRFALMGLPSFPGAEMLVFWGSVRGGFDAFAHDPAEYARGCRVPALVLHGGADRNATPAEGRAIFEALPDRKELVVFDGVGHTSLCAADRPRWAAAVGRLVGSVSK; this is translated from the coding sequence ATGACGCGCCGCTTCGCGTGGGCCCGCCGGCACCCGTGGCGGACCACGGCGGTGGTTCTGCTCACGGGGGTGGTGCTCGTGAACGTGGTGGCGTACCGGCACGCGCGGGCGATGCTGGCGTTCGCCACCGACGGCGCCAAGACGGCGCCGCCCGAGGGGCTAACAGCGTGGGGCAAGGCGAAGGCACTGGCGCTCGGCGTCACCGTGCCGCGGCCGGCGCTTGGGCGAACGCCGAGTGACAGCGGGCTGTCAGCGGAGACGGTGCGGTTCGCCGCCGGCGGCGTGAACTTGGAGGCGTGGCTCGTCGCGCCGCCGGGGGCGAAGGGGACGGTGATCCTGTTCCACGGCTACGCGGCGTGTCGGTCGGCGCTGCTGCCAGAGGCAGCGGCCGTGGTGGAACTCGGGTACGCGGCGCTCGTGGTGGACTTCCGCGGCGCCGGCGGGTCAGACGGCTCGGACTGCACCCTCGGCCACGACGAAGCGCGGGACGTGGCCGCGGCGCTACGGTTCGCGCGTGAGCGGAAGCTGCCGGGGCCGGTGGTGCTGTTCGGGCAGTCGATGGGCGGCGCGGCGGTGCTGCGGGCCGTCGGCGCGCTCGGGGCCGACCCGGACGGCATCGTCGTGGAGGCGGTGTTCGCGCGGACGCTGACGACGGTGCGGAACCGCTTCGCGCTGATGGGCCTGCCGTCGTTCCCGGGGGCGGAGATGCTGGTGTTCTGGGGCAGCGTCCGCGGCGGGTTCGACGCCTTCGCCCACGACCCGGCCGAGTACGCCCGCGGCTGCCGCGTGCCGGCGCTGGTGCTGCACGGCGGCGCCGACCGAAACGCGACGCCGGCCGAGGGGCGGGCGATCTTCGAGGCCCTGCCCGACCGCAAGGAACTGGTGGTGTTCGACGGCGTCGGCCACACATCGCTGTGCGCCGCGGACCGGCCGCGGTGGGCGGCCGCGGTGGGGCGGTTGGTGGGGTCGGTGAGCAAGTGA